Genomic DNA from Comamonas resistens:
GCGCCGTGGCGACGCAGACCCTGCGCGAAGCCTGCAATGCAGACGACTTCGTGCGCCGCGGCAGCGAGCTGCTGGGCTTTCCCATTGCAATCATTCCAGGCGAGGAAGAGGCCCGGCTGATCTATCGCGGCGTCTCCAGCTCTTTGCCACCCAGCCAGAATCGGCGCCTGGTCATCGACATCGGCGGCCGCTCCACCGAAATCATCATCGGTCAGCAAAGCCAGACGCTTCAGCTGGCGTCGTTTGCACTGGGCAGCGTGTCATGGAGCAACCGCTTCTTTGCCGATGGTGCATTGAGCAAATCCAACTTCGCGCAAGCTGTAGCCGCCGCCAAACAAGCCCTGGACCAGTCCCGGTTCGCCTACCCCGGCACTGCCTGGGACTGTGCTTACGCCTCCTCGGGCACGGCCAATGCCGTGGGCGATGCTCTCACGGCCCAGGGCATGGATGGCAAGGTCATCACGCTACGCAAGCTGCGCCATCTCTACGACCAGTTGCTGGAAATCGGCCATGTGGACAAGCTGCGCATCCCCGGCCTCAAGGAAGACCGCCGTCCCGTGGTCGCAGGCGGCATCAGCGTGATGCTGGCCGTGGTGGAGCTGCTGGACATCAACGAACTGGAGGTCGCACAAGGCGCACTGCGCCAGGGCGTGCTGCATGACCTGCTGGACCATGAGCCGCCGGCCGACAAGGAACTGGCCGAGATCCAGGCCCTGCAACAGGACTTCGGCATAGACACCGGCCATGCCGAGCGCGTGGAGCGCATCGCCATGCAGCTGTGGCAGGCCATAGAGCCCGCAAACACACCGCAAGCCGGCACCCAGGCTCTGCATATTGCGACGCAGCTGCATGAAGTCGGCATGCGCGTGGCCCTGAGCAACTATCACCGCCATGGCGCCTACATCACCGAACACTGCGGGCTGGCCACCTGGGAACCCGCGCTGCGCCAGCGCATCACCCAGCTGGTGCTGGGCCATCAGGGCAAGCTGCGCAAGCTGGAAGACGCGATCGAGGAGCCAGAGCTGGCCCTGCCACTGATGGCCTTGCGCATTGCCGTGCAGCTTTGTCATACAAGACGTGAGCCCGACATTGCAGGCCTGCAACTCAGGCGCTCCGGCATGGAGTGCAGGCTCAGCACCCCTCAGGGATGGATGCTGGCCTACCCTCAATCTGCCAGATTGCTCGAAGAGGAAGCCATGGCCTGGAGCAAGACGCCCTGGAGCCTGAAGCTTCAGCTGCGTTGATCCGACGCACTGCACCCATAAAAAAGGGACTGTCTTGCAGTCCCTTTTTTATCTCTTGGTCAACCCTGAAATGCTATTTAATTTGCAGCATTTGACGCTCTACAAGCATGAGATATTCAATCAAAACATATTGAAGTTCATACATAGATAGCACCAGAAGCTCACTAAAACATAGCACCAGGCATCAGCGCCCTCGTCCATAGCGCTCCACCAGAGCCTGCTGTGCACCGCTTCCATCGACGGGGCGCTTGGGCTTTTGATAGGCCCCGGAAGCCTCCAGCGTCCAGGCATCTCTGTCGTCGCCCAGGTAAGCCACCAGGCACTCATCAATCACGCGCTGGCGCAGCTTTTTATCCAGCACAGGCCATGCCAGTTCCACGCGGCGCACCATGTTGCGGCTCATCCAGTCCGCGCTGGACAGCAGCAGCTCCTCGTCCTTGCCCCAGGCAAAATAGAAGACGCGCGAATGCTCGAGAAATCGGCCGATGATGGAGCGCACACGAATATTGTCGGTAAAGCCCTGGCGCTGCGCCGGCAGCATGCAGGCCCCGCGCACGATCAAATCGATTTGCGCCCCCTTCTGCCCCGCATCGACCAAAGCCCGGATCAAAGGCTCATCGGTCAGCGCATTCATCTTGATGACCATGCGCGCATGCTCGCCCTTGGCGGCAGCATCGCCCACCTTCGCGATCAACTCCAGCATGCGGCTTTGCAGATGGAACGGAGCCATCACCAGCTTTTGCAGCTGGGGCATGGCATTGTGGCTGGAGAGATGGCGGAACACCGCGTCCATATCGGCCGTGATTTCCGCATCGCAGGTCAGCTGGCTGATGTCCGTGTACAGACGCGCGCTGCGCACGTTGTAGTTGCCTGTAGACAGATGTGCGTAGCGCTTGAGCTGGTTGCTGCGCTTTTCGCGCCGCGTGATCAGCAGCATCTTGGCATGGGTCTTGAGGCCGACCACGCCGTAGACCACCTGCACGCCCAGCGATTCCAGCTTCTCGGCCCAGTTGATGTTCGCCTCTTCATCAAAGCGCGCCTTGAGCTCCAGCACCGCCAGCACTTCCTTGCCACGCCCCACCGCCTCTGCCAGCAGGCTCATGATTTCGGAGTCCGAGCCCGTGCGGTAAATGGTTTGCTTGATCGCCAGCACCTGCGGATCGTTCACGGCTTCGCGCAGCAGTTCCAGCACCGCATCAAAGCTCTCGAAGGGCTGATGAATGATGATGTCGCTCTTGCGCATCTGCGCCATGATGGGGCGTTCAGGCGTCAGCTGCGTGGGCCAGGTGGGCTTCCACTTGGGAAACAGCAAGGCCGGGTCGTCGACCAGATCGACCAGCTGCATCTGGCGCACCAGA
This window encodes:
- the ppk1 gene encoding polyphosphate kinase 1, with protein sequence MELLDRDHSILAFNQRVLSWAEREDVPLLERLRYLCIVSSNLDEWFEVRSAPHVSAANAGDDKGLYTRRSFETLMATAHALVAHQYHLYNHSIIPAFAKHAIRLVSHGERNATQRKWVREFFLREVQPLLMPVGLDPSHPFPQVANKALNFIVRLNGVDAFGRSNEVAIVKVPRALPRLIRLPEKISGKQRLFVSISSVVRAHLAELFPEREVTEFSQFRVTRNSDLAVDEDDLVDLRMALRQGLNHRHYGQAVRLEVSSSCSPMLSDLLLEQYGLPAEALFKVKGPVNLVRQMQLVDLVDDPALLFPKWKPTWPTQLTPERPIMAQMRKSDIIIHQPFESFDAVLELLREAVNDPQVLAIKQTIYRTGSDSEIMSLLAEAVGRGKEVLAVLELKARFDEEANINWAEKLESLGVQVVYGVVGLKTHAKMLLITRREKRSNQLKRYAHLSTGNYNVRSARLYTDISQLTCDAEITADMDAVFRHLSSHNAMPQLQKLVMAPFHLQSRMLELIAKVGDAAAKGEHARMVIKMNALTDEPLIRALVDAGQKGAQIDLIVRGACMLPAQRQGFTDNIRVRSIIGRFLEHSRVFYFAWGKDEELLLSSADWMSRNMVRRVELAWPVLDKKLRQRVIDECLVAYLGDDRDAWTLEASGAYQKPKRPVDGSGAQQALVERYGRGR
- a CDS encoding Ppx/GppA phosphatase family protein, coding for MAPESLLAAVDLGSNSFRLEIGRVGSHQRIERVEYLKETVRQGNGLNSRHELSLDAMQRGWECLARFGERLRGFAPAHVRAVATQTLREACNADDFVRRGSELLGFPIAIIPGEEEARLIYRGVSSSLPPSQNRRLVIDIGGRSTEIIIGQQSQTLQLASFALGSVSWSNRFFADGALSKSNFAQAVAAAKQALDQSRFAYPGTAWDCAYASSGTANAVGDALTAQGMDGKVITLRKLRHLYDQLLEIGHVDKLRIPGLKEDRRPVVAGGISVMLAVVELLDINELEVAQGALRQGVLHDLLDHEPPADKELAEIQALQQDFGIDTGHAERVERIAMQLWQAIEPANTPQAGTQALHIATQLHEVGMRVALSNYHRHGAYITEHCGLATWEPALRQRITQLVLGHQGKLRKLEDAIEEPELALPLMALRIAVQLCHTRREPDIAGLQLRRSGMECRLSTPQGWMLAYPQSARLLEEEAMAWSKTPWSLKLQLR